The Acidobacteriota bacterium genome includes a window with the following:
- a CDS encoding DUF1028 domain-containing protein → MFTLEFRRPYLQLFATLFFVATFVPTGGMAQNPAPPSVPMPDAPLPDPSEMGTYSLIVRDPATGEMGLGVQSKAFGAGNRVVTARGGLAVIAHQAVSNPMFGAVGMTLLESGMTPQEAMDFMVKGDNGANRRQIAMLDFQGRSAAWTGPGASDWKGHKCTELYCLEGNTLAGPQVLEAMEKSITSSRGALAYRLLDALDAAQAAGGDWRGMQGAAIVIVKPNAGPSGYNDRALDLRVDDHREPLKELRRLVNMDRANRLIAEANEALTNRRPDLAYELVKAARDASPENDNAWVALANISVRLGQKAEAVVALKKAAELNPANKVNLPKNPIFEDLHKELQITY, encoded by the coding sequence ATGTTTACCCTTGAATTTCGCCGTCCTTATCTTCAACTCTTCGCCACGCTTTTCTTCGTTGCGACATTCGTTCCTACAGGGGGGATGGCCCAAAATCCAGCCCCACCGTCCGTCCCCATGCCTGACGCCCCTCTTCCTGATCCCAGCGAAATGGGCACCTACTCGCTGATCGTGCGCGACCCGGCCACCGGCGAGATGGGGCTGGGCGTGCAATCGAAGGCCTTTGGCGCGGGCAACCGCGTGGTTACCGCGCGCGGCGGACTCGCCGTGATCGCGCATCAGGCGGTGTCCAATCCCATGTTCGGCGCCGTGGGCATGACGCTGCTCGAATCGGGCATGACGCCGCAGGAGGCCATGGACTTCATGGTAAAGGGCGACAACGGCGCGAATCGCCGCCAGATCGCCATGCTCGATTTTCAAGGGCGCTCGGCGGCATGGACTGGTCCCGGCGCCAGCGATTGGAAGGGTCACAAATGCACAGAACTTTATTGTCTGGAGGGCAACACGTTGGCCGGGCCGCAGGTGTTGGAGGCCATGGAGAAGAGCATCACCAGTTCGCGGGGCGCGCTGGCCTACCGTTTGCTCGATGCGCTGGACGCGGCACAGGCCGCTGGCGGCGACTGGCGCGGAATGCAGGGCGCGGCCATCGTCATCGTCAAACCCAACGCCGGGCCGTCTGGTTATAACGACCGCGCCCTCGATCTGCGCGTGGACGATCACCGCGAGCCGCTGAAGGAACTGCGCCGACTGGTCAATATGGACCGCGCCAACAGGCTAATCGCCGAGGCCAATGAGGCGTTGACCAACCGCCGCCCCGACCTCGCCTATGAATTGGTAAAAGCGGCGCGTGATGCCTCTCCGGAGAATGACAATGCATGGGTGGCACTGGCCAATATCAGCGTGCGCCTAGGTCAGAAGGCCGAGGCTGTGGTGGCGCTCAAAAAAGCCGCCGAGTTGAATCCCGCGAACAAGGTGAACCTGCCGAAGAACCCTATATTTGAAGATCTACACAAGGAATTACAGATAACATATTGA
- the modA gene encoding molybdate ABC transporter substrate-binding protein: MAYWIILSNRRASLFLRSRCSVSILPRVLLCTMAMALLSCNNAPPAPREQSDQLLIAAASNLSEAFQQIGDDFRTQTGIVVQFNFGATAQLAQQIEHGAAFDLFASADVSHVDMLVRGGKLVPESRAIYARGKLTLWVPPGSRSNISSLRDLENNSVRFIAIANPEVAPYGAAAEQLLRSYSLWDKLEPKLVRAENVTAAEQMAATGNADAAFTAYSLVFRDPGTIIPLDGAGLAPIDQALGILTSSAHQQNAARFAEFVLRGPGREILRASGYDLP; this comes from the coding sequence ATGGCTTACTGGATCATTCTTAGCAATCGGCGAGCCTCCTTATTCCTCAGAAGTCGATGTAGTGTATCGATACTTCCTCGCGTGCTTCTCTGCACCATGGCGATGGCGCTGCTCTCCTGCAACAATGCGCCTCCTGCTCCTCGCGAACAGAGCGATCAGTTACTGATCGCAGCGGCGTCCAATCTTTCCGAGGCGTTCCAGCAAATCGGAGATGACTTCCGGACGCAGACCGGAATCGTCGTCCAATTCAATTTCGGAGCCACCGCGCAGTTGGCTCAACAGATTGAACACGGGGCCGCATTCGACCTGTTCGCCTCCGCAGATGTTAGCCATGTGGACATGCTGGTGAGGGGCGGCAAACTGGTGCCAGAAAGCCGCGCGATTTATGCGCGTGGGAAGTTGACCCTGTGGGTGCCGCCGGGCAGCAGAAGCAACATCAGCAGTCTGCGTGATTTGGAAAATAACTCGGTCCGGTTCATCGCCATCGCCAATCCGGAGGTCGCCCCCTACGGCGCTGCGGCGGAGCAACTGCTGCGATCGTACTCGTTGTGGGATAAACTCGAACCCAAGCTGGTCCGCGCGGAAAATGTAACCGCTGCCGAGCAGATGGCCGCCACCGGCAACGCCGATGCGGCGTTCACCGCATACTCACTGGTGTTTCGCGATCCAGGAACGATCATTCCGTTGGACGGTGCGGGACTCGCGCCCATCGATCAGGCGCTGGGCATCCTGACCAGTTCAGCACACCAGCAGAATGCTGCGCGATTCGCCGAGTTCGTTTTGCGCGGACCGGGCCGAGAGATTCTGCGGGCGTCAGGATACGACCTGCCTTAA
- a CDS encoding fibronectin type III domain-containing protein codes for MTTVGANVTAYSNTGLNASTQYTYRVRAYNVAGDSAYSNTSAATTQSGAPAAPTSLSAATVSSSQINLTWTDNNGNEDGTRIERSPDGVNFAQIASVGANITAYSNTGLAGGATYTYRVRAYNAGGDSPYSNTASATTLAGPPAAPTSLLLTSVSTTRIDLHWTDNSSNESNFMIERSTNGSTWMVIATLAPNVTTYSATGLNRNTRYYFRLRCWNAAGFSAYSNTANIKTKSR; via the coding sequence ATCACTACGGTGGGCGCCAACGTAACGGCGTACTCGAATACGGGACTGAACGCTTCCACGCAGTACACCTACCGCGTGCGAGCGTATAACGTCGCCGGCGATTCGGCTTACAGCAATACATCGGCGGCGACCACGCAGAGCGGCGCGCCGGCGGCACCCACTTCGCTGTCAGCTGCCACGGTTTCCAGCAGCCAGATTAACCTTACATGGACCGATAACAATGGCAACGAGGATGGCACCAGGATCGAGCGCTCACCCGACGGGGTGAACTTCGCGCAGATCGCCAGCGTCGGCGCGAACATCACCGCCTACTCGAACACAGGCCTCGCGGGGGGAGCAACGTACACCTATCGCGTACGGGCCTACAACGCCGGCGGCGATTCGCCTTACAGCAACACCGCCAGTGCGACCACTCTGGCCGGACCGCCCGCCGCGCCCACATCATTGCTACTCACTTCGGTCTCCACCACGCGCATCGACCTGCACTGGACGGACAATTCCAGCAATGAAAGTAACTTTATGATTGAACGCTCCACCAACGGCAGCACGTGGATGGTGATTGCCACATTGGCCCCGAACGTGACTACATACTCGGCCACCGGCCTGAACCGCAACACGCGCTACTACTTCCGCCTGCGCTGCTGGAACGCGGCGGGCTTCTCAGCTTACAGCAACACCGCGAACATCAAGACCAAGTCGCGCTAA